A genomic stretch from Candidatus Zixiibacteriota bacterium includes:
- a CDS encoding GHKL domain-containing protein, with protein NRIIAAEICYPALLPAWQNNRFLLSHPLEFTDPYPLGDLNRPGLRDSLKSSKYYISEIDTGVNLIKRIELSQEINYMWHSFYQSQDSCLFVHYLSGKLDVFDRDFNLIASSVLGNSIRYIDIIDFRDKGRCYVYSDGIYDSTFAKLVHFPFRIKRFYKLQTLPGDNLYLINGTQRYQIIRITKNSLINLLTTFVIQNRAYFFTALPALLIILLVTNYYRHKNRRNLIKVARQKKELEKAHEELRKAQETIIAQEKYRQARDIAGGFAHEIRNALTPSKNVIYKLSRASENQLRDSKWIGQITDILNRATDRAIQLTKTISQYTSLETIPPPKPVNIAKVIEDVLDYNSKKIEQSGINVKLEAEPQLLIESNYEQMFIVLNNLVTNSLEALTGTDNPSILVETRHRGGKTEIEIRDNGSGIEPDNLDRIFEIFYSTKPDTGTGLGLAIVRKIVEAYNGKIIVNSSPGDGTAFLIMFE; from the coding sequence AATCGCATTATTGCGGCCGAGATATGCTATCCAGCTCTGTTACCCGCATGGCAAAACAACAGGTTTCTTTTATCTCATCCACTCGAATTCACTGATCCGTATCCACTCGGAGATCTCAACCGGCCCGGCCTCAGGGATTCACTCAAAAGCAGTAAGTACTATATTTCTGAAATCGACACCGGAGTTAATCTGATCAAGCGCATTGAACTAAGCCAGGAAATCAATTATATGTGGCATTCTTTCTATCAATCTCAGGACTCATGTTTATTCGTTCACTATCTGTCGGGCAAGCTCGATGTTTTCGACCGGGACTTTAACCTAATCGCAAGTTCGGTACTCGGAAATAGTATCCGATATATCGATATAATTGATTTTAGAGATAAAGGGCGGTGCTATGTTTACTCTGACGGTATTTATGATAGTACTTTTGCAAAACTCGTCCACTTCCCGTTCAGGATTAAAAGATTTTACAAGCTCCAGACTCTGCCGGGAGACAACCTGTATCTAATCAACGGTACCCAGCGTTACCAGATAATCAGGATAACGAAAAACAGCCTTATAAACCTGTTAACAACATTTGTAATCCAAAATCGGGCTTATTTTTTCACCGCCCTGCCGGCGCTTTTGATCATCCTGTTAGTAACCAACTATTACCGTCATAAGAACCGCAGAAACCTCATAAAAGTAGCCCGGCAGAAAAAAGAACTGGAGAAAGCCCATGAAGAACTGCGTAAAGCCCAGGAGACTATTATCGCCCAGGAGAAGTATCGACAGGCCAGAGATATCGCCGGCGGTTTCGCGCATGAGATCAGAAACGCCCTGACGCCATCAAAAAATGTGATCTACAAGCTCAGCCGGGCAAGTGAAAACCAGTTGCGCGACAGCAAGTGGATCGGGCAGATAACCGACATCCTCAATCGAGCGACCGACCGCGCGATACAACTTACCAAAACGATCTCGCAGTATACCAGCCTGGAAACGATCCCGCCTCCGAAACCAGTCAATATCGCGAAAGTGATCGAAGATGTGCTCGATTATAACAGTAAAAAAATCGAACAGTCAGGAATAAATGTCAAGCTGGAAGCAGAACCTCAGCTCCTTATCGAAAGTAACTATGAGCAGATGTTTATCGTGCTCAATAATCTCGTTACGAATTCGCTTGAGGCCTTGACGGGAACGGATAATCCATCTATATTAGTTGAAACCAGACATCGCGGTGGAAAAACAGAAATCGAAATCAGGGATAACGGGTCCGGAATCGAACCAGATAACCTGGACCGAATCTTCGAGATTTTCTATTCCACCAAACCCGACACTGGTACCGGTCTGGGTCTTGCTATCGTCAGGAAAATCGTTGAAGCATACAATGGAAAAATCATTGTAAACAGTTCCCCGGGTGATGGGACTGCTTTTTTGATCATGTTTGAATAG